In Aegilops tauschii subsp. strangulata cultivar AL8/78 chromosome 3, Aet v6.0, whole genome shotgun sequence, one genomic interval encodes:
- the LOC109743688 gene encoding uncharacterized protein, with amino-acid sequence MKQGFKAGCRKVIGLDGCFFKGAVKGELLCAIGRDANNQMYPLAWAVVENETNITWKWFVGLLIKDLEINNNGAGWVIISDQQKGLINAVNDYLPATEHRMCARHIYANWRKKHRDHEWQKKFWAVAKASNRQDFNYYKAKLAQVTHEGAKDIMRTEPVHWARAFFPVGSNCESVDNNLCESFNHAIVDARFYPIISMNEKIRKKVLVRIQEQREKGANFRGKICPAVFKKLKKSIARTQYLEVLWNGENGFEVKQVNGRGRQYTVDLEKWTCSCGYFQLAGLPCHHAISAIYKCNKNIEDFIAPCYFVEVFNKIYEHCLQPVESEEMWPVSPNPRPVPPEYVRLPGKEKKKGRPKNNDRRREETKQPKGKKMSKHGTIIKCSLCGNPGHNKSGCKQNPERGKKKNAHLARTSKKKNPTEQSKGSAPASASASAPPTATSSVPTGPSAGTNMFKPPRKRTATAEAGSSAATTTSTSTMTGSGAKRGRRPASSVPSFRYFTCSGNY; translated from the exons ATGAAGCAAGGATTCAAAGCTGGTTGCAGAAAAGTAATAGGCCTTGATGGTTGTTTCTTTAAAGGTGCAGTGAAGGGTGAGCTACTGTGTGCCATAGGTAGAGATGCAAATAATCAGATGTATCCACTAGCCTGGGCTGTAGTTGAGAATGAAACTAATATCACATGGAAGTGGTTTGTTGGGCTGCTCATTAAGGACTTGGAAATAAACAATAATGGAGCTGGCTGGGTTATTATTTCTGATCAGCAGAAGGGCTTGATAAATGCAGTTAATGATTACCTTCCTGCTACAGAGCATAGGATGTGTGCTAGGCACATTTATGCTAATTGGAGGAAGAAACATAGAGATCATGAGTGGCAAAAGAAATTTTGGGCAGTTGCTAAGGCTTCCAACAGGCAAGATTTCAACTATTATAAGGCCAAGCTTGCACAAGTTACTCATGAAGGGGCTAAAGACATCATGAGGACTGAGCCAGTGCACTGGGCAAGGGCTTTTTTCCCAGTTGGTTCAAATTGTGAGTCAGTTGACAACAACCTTTGTGAGTCATTCAACCATGCTATAGTTGATGCTAGGTTTTATCCTATTATTTCTATGAATGAAAAAATTAGGAAGAAAGTACTTGTGAGAATTCAGGAACAAAGAGAGAAAGGTGCCAACTTTAGAGGAAAAATATGCCCTGCTGTTTTCAAAAAGCTCAAGAAAAGTATTGCTAGAACACAATATCTTGAAGTGCTCTGGAATGGAGAAAATGGATTTGAAGTGAAGCAAGTGAATGGAAGAGGAAGGCAGTACACTGTTGACCTGGAAAAATGGACATGCTCTTGTGGGTACTTCCAGCTGGCAGGGCTTCCTTGCCACCATGCAATTAGTGCCATCTATAAGTGCAACAAAAATATTGAAGATTTTATTGCTCCTTGCTACTTTGTTGAAGTGTTCAACAAAATCTATGAGCATTGCTTGCAGCCAGTGGAGAGTGAAGAGATGTGGCCAGTGTCACCCAATCCTAGGCCAGTGCCTCCTGAATATGTTAGGTTGCCaggaaaagagaagaaaaaaggaaggCCTAAAAACAATGATAGGAGAAGAGAAGAAACTAAGCAACCTAAGGGGAAGAAAATGAGCAAGCATGGCACAATTATCAAATGCTCATTGTGTGGTAACCCTGGACACAACAAATCAGGATGTAAACAGAATCCAGAGAGAGGCAAGAAAAAGAATGCACATCTTGCTAGAACTAGCAAGAAAAAGAACCCAACTGAG CAATCCAAAGGAAGTGCACCTGCCTCTGCCTCTGCATCTGCTCCACCAACAGCAACAAGTTCAGTACCAACAGGTCCTTCTGCTGGGACCAACATGTTTAAGCCTCCAAGAAAGAGAACTGCAACTGCTGAAGCTGGATCATCTGCTGCCACTACAACATCTACTTCCACAATGACAGGATCTGGAGCTAAGAGGGGAAGAAGGCCTGCATCATCAGTGCCAAGCTTCAGATATTTCACTTGCAGTGGAAACTACTAG